The following coding sequences are from one Novosphingobium sp. KACC 22771 window:
- the mdoH gene encoding glucans biosynthesis glucosyltransferase MdoH, translated as MNSASDLPQLPPEAPLAMPVQDLFGNPPARIEVLTRPHGMGMKRLLLVLLTAVLSLAASSELRVQFSLDGLDWFEVALLICFMPLFSWVAFGFVTSTIGFVQLISGEHPGFTEIPSPAKALRHRTAVLMPVYNESVDEVFARVEAMGHSIAASGGGPWIDFFVLSDSRPDHGALEEAAWARLAARLPIRLFYRRRAENTERKPGNIAEWVRRFGGAYENMLVLDADSLMSGHAIVGMAAIMEERPSVGLLQTVPMITNARTLFQRWMQFASEAYGPIASAGLLWWSGSEANFWGHNAIVRTRAFAESCGLPQLPGKPPFGGPIQSHDMFESALMRRRGWAVHMIMIGGSYEEFPPSIVDFAIRDRRWMQGNLQHLQLLGASGLSLTHRLHLLLGASAYLTSPGWLLLVITSILRMGAAGQWQAAGGMPLNVLWLTLVLLFGPKVMGALWMLADPARARSFGGAGGIARSVAVEVVLSILLAPVTMVTQTKALGALLMGVPSGWNTQAREARRLPVRSLFGSLRDHMLLGALFAATFFYSASLGWWLSPLALGLLLSPWLISLTSSEDLGGKAGHAGLFAVPRPEIIDPTAPKE; from the coding sequence GTGAACAGCGCCTCCGATCTGCCTCAATTGCCGCCCGAGGCCCCGCTGGCCATGCCGGTGCAGGATCTGTTCGGCAATCCGCCTGCGCGGATCGAGGTGCTGACCCGCCCGCATGGGATGGGGATGAAGCGGTTGCTCCTTGTGCTGCTGACGGCGGTGCTCAGTCTGGCGGCGTCGAGCGAACTGCGGGTGCAATTCTCGCTCGATGGGCTGGACTGGTTTGAGGTGGCGCTGCTGATCTGCTTTATGCCTTTGTTCAGTTGGGTGGCCTTTGGCTTTGTCACCTCGACAATCGGCTTTGTGCAGCTGATCAGCGGCGAACATCCCGGCTTCACCGAAATTCCCAGCCCCGCCAAGGCTCTGCGCCACCGCACGGCGGTGTTGATGCCGGTCTATAATGAAAGCGTCGATGAGGTCTTTGCCCGCGTCGAGGCGATGGGCCATTCGATTGCGGCCTCGGGCGGCGGTCCGTGGATCGACTTTTTCGTGCTGAGCGATTCGCGCCCCGATCATGGCGCGTTGGAGGAGGCGGCATGGGCGCGTCTGGCCGCGCGCCTGCCGATCCGCCTGTTCTATCGCCGCCGCGCCGAGAATACCGAGCGCAAGCCCGGCAATATTGCCGAATGGGTCCGTCGTTTTGGCGGCGCCTATGAGAATATGCTGGTGCTGGACGCCGACAGTCTGATGAGCGGTCACGCCATTGTCGGCATGGCGGCGATCATGGAGGAACGCCCCTCGGTGGGGCTGCTGCAAACCGTGCCGATGATCACCAATGCGCGCACCCTGTTCCAACGCTGGATGCAGTTCGCCAGCGAGGCCTATGGGCCAATCGCTTCGGCGGGGCTGCTGTGGTGGTCGGGGTCGGAGGCCAATTTCTGGGGCCATAATGCGATTGTGCGTACCCGCGCCTTTGCCGAGAGCTGCGGCTTGCCGCAATTGCCGGGAAAGCCGCCCTTTGGCGGGCCGATCCAGAGCCATGACATGTTTGAGTCTGCCCTGATGCGCCGACGCGGATGGGCGGTCCACATGATCATGATCGGCGGCAGTTATGAGGAATTCCCGCCCAGCATCGTCGATTTCGCCATCCGCGACCGGCGCTGGATGCAGGGCAATCTGCAACATCTCCAATTGCTGGGGGCCTCGGGTCTCAGCCTGACGCATCGGCTGCATCTCTTGCTGGGGGCTTCGGCCTATCTCACCTCGCCGGGCTGGCTGCTGCTGGTCATCACCTCGATCCTGCGCATGGGCGCGGCGGGGCAATGGCAGGCGGCGGGGGGCATGCCGCTCAACGTCTTGTGGCTGACGCTGGTGCTGCTGTTCGGGCCAAAGGTGATGGGCGCGCTCTGGATGCTGGCCGATCCGGCGCGGGCGCGCAGCTTTGGCGGGGCGGGGGGCATTGCGCGCTCTGTGGCGGTCGAGGTGGTGCTTTCCATCCTGCTCGCCCCCGTCACGATGGTGACGCAAACCAAGGCGCTGGGCGCGCTGCTGATGGGCGTGCCATCGGGCTGGAACACGCAGGCGCGCGAGGCGCGGCGGTTGCCGGTGCGCAGCCTTTTCGGGTCCTTGCGCGACCATATGTTGCTGGGAGCGCTGTTTGCCGCAACATTTTTCTACAGTGCCAGTCTGGGGTGGTGGCTCTCGCCGCTCGCGCTTGGCCTGCTGCTCTCGCCTTGGCTGATCAGCCTGACATCCAGCGAGGATC